The following proteins come from a genomic window of Peptoniphilus equinus:
- a CDS encoding PolC-type DNA polymerase III has protein sequence MDAILNKLNIGINLKWHYVLSKVKLNRSSMTVIFLFTTEHEDKSEQQLILQALQTYLEGFEVKAEFVVEHFDDPVLVIKNMILEYNPSSTLWLEKLDITLDDLNGVLSISAPSEEIYFTMTANGLTDLLLQELAVYGIQDVRFLNPKTTYVCDTDVLNDKIKNLADEEKNLVKDTTISREIAKPAAEEGAATTFHYGKKDVLPVTPIADLNLEYSKVTIQGTVFKVDVKELKDSKFIYTLAIHDDTGSYYAKFFLSEDKARDFDNSVKVGTAVVITGSPQYDKFIHEESLMIKYLEVASGTHRTDSQEIKRIELRLHSKMSTMNGVTSFEDYAALAHSLGMTALAITDKGDVQGFPEAMFAGQKYGLKILYGLDANYVDDRPKLLMGTGKVADSFTVFDIETTGFSPVYEDITEIGAVKIENGQVVARYSQLIKPRAAIPEAVQKLTGITPDLVSDKPYIEEVIGDFYEFTKGTTLVAHNAAFDSRFIKREFKRAGYKFDFQIIDTLNVARAIVDDVKRYNLSALCKKFGISLVGAHRAVNDAEATAHLFIKLMDLAREDIDDLNALNQLSKRMNPAILFESPVSLLVQNNVGLKHLYKLVSASHLKYVSRMAKVPRSLIEKYREGILVGSGTKDSDVFQAVLNGEDDTFIKDTMKFYDYIELQPPSDQLSLIKEGMVRSLDEIKGILRKIYMLAKELGKPVVATGDVFYQEPEDDLVRRIILSSSIPPARGAKERNSLYFKTTDDMLREFAFLGERESYEVVVEATNKLADSIETLDPIPEGTYPPSIEGAEEILRTMCYDKAHAIYGAILPEIVDKRLEVELNSIIKHGYAVLYVIAQKLVHKSNQDGYLVGSRGSVGSSFAATMASITEVNPLPPHYVCPQCQYSEFFTHGEVGSGVDLEDKMCPVCGAPLTKDGHDIPFEVFLGFNGDKEPDIDLNFAGEYQSVAHKYTEELFGQGYVFRAGTIGTVAERTAYGYVKKFFEGQPMHKAEVDRLVTKLMGIKRTSGQHPGGVMICPKSKEIYDFTPIQHPADDLTSSIITTHFDYNFIHGKILKLDILGHDGPTIIRSLEDFTGVDASTIPLNDPTTLSLFQSAEALHLNADIFETPTGTLGIPEFGTGFVKQMLLETKPKNFSDLVRISGLSHGTDVWTNNAQNLVRDKRAELSDVISTREDIMTYLIHAGAENKMAFDTMEKVRKGKGLTSEQKQIMSKLPLPEWYIEACEKIKYMFPKAHAVAYVMQSFRIAWYKINYPLAYYATYFRIKLNDFDGELVLKGPQAVKEHLDELKSIAMPTAKDKGQMTVLEIVLEMFARGLEFCGADIYESEVSRFVIKESKILMPLRAFMGVGESVASQIVSESHKGRYLSIEDFCKRTKTGKSTVEILKRNGLLKGFEETNQISLFNL, from the coding sequence ATGGATGCCATTTTAAATAAATTGAACATAGGCATAAACTTAAAATGGCACTATGTTCTTTCTAAAGTTAAACTCAATCGCAGTTCTATGACTGTGATTTTTCTTTTTACGACAGAGCATGAGGACAAGAGTGAGCAACAGCTTATTTTACAGGCTTTACAGACCTATTTGGAAGGCTTTGAAGTCAAAGCAGAGTTTGTTGTGGAGCATTTTGATGATCCGGTTCTTGTGATCAAAAATATGATTTTGGAGTATAATCCTTCTTCTACGTTATGGCTTGAAAAGCTGGATATTACTCTTGATGATTTGAATGGTGTGTTGAGTATTAGTGCGCCAAGTGAAGAAATTTATTTTACGATGACAGCTAACGGACTCACGGATTTGTTATTACAAGAGCTTGCGGTCTATGGTATTCAGGATGTGCGTTTTTTAAATCCAAAGACCACTTATGTCTGTGACACGGATGTATTAAATGACAAAATTAAAAACTTAGCTGACGAAGAAAAAAATCTGGTCAAAGATACTACCATTTCTCGTGAGATCGCGAAGCCAGCCGCCGAAGAAGGCGCGGCAACGACGTTCCATTATGGCAAGAAAGATGTGTTGCCTGTGACCCCAATTGCAGATTTGAATTTAGAATATTCAAAAGTCACAATACAGGGGACGGTATTTAAAGTTGACGTCAAGGAATTGAAGGATTCAAAATTTATCTATACCCTCGCCATTCATGACGATACCGGATCTTATTATGCGAAGTTCTTTTTATCTGAGGATAAGGCAAGAGATTTTGACAATTCAGTAAAAGTCGGTACCGCGGTAGTCATCACCGGATCACCACAATACGACAAATTTATTCACGAAGAATCGTTGATGATTAAGTATCTGGAAGTTGCTTCCGGCACTCACAGGACGGACAGTCAGGAGATCAAGCGCATTGAGCTGCGACTACACTCTAAGATGAGTACTATGAACGGCGTCACATCTTTTGAGGACTATGCGGCATTGGCACATAGCTTAGGCATGACTGCTCTTGCCATTACTGATAAAGGCGACGTACAAGGATTCCCTGAAGCGATGTTCGCAGGTCAAAAGTACGGACTTAAAATCCTCTACGGCTTGGATGCCAATTATGTGGACGATCGCCCTAAACTTTTAATGGGCACGGGCAAGGTAGCTGATTCGTTTACTGTCTTTGATATTGAGACTACGGGATTCAGTCCGGTTTATGAAGATATTACTGAAATCGGTGCAGTAAAAATTGAAAATGGCCAAGTCGTGGCAAGGTATTCTCAGCTGATTAAACCACGCGCGGCGATTCCTGAAGCTGTTCAAAAGCTCACCGGGATCACTCCAGATTTGGTTTCGGATAAACCGTATATCGAGGAGGTCATTGGAGATTTCTATGAATTTACCAAAGGGACCACGTTGGTGGCGCATAATGCTGCTTTTGATAGTCGATTTATCAAGCGGGAATTTAAACGAGCCGGATATAAATTCGATTTTCAAATTATTGATACTTTAAATGTAGCACGTGCCATTGTCGATGATGTGAAGCGTTATAATCTCTCAGCACTGTGTAAAAAATTCGGTATTTCTCTTGTGGGTGCACACCGCGCGGTCAATGATGCAGAGGCGACTGCACACCTTTTTATAAAACTTATGGATTTGGCTAGGGAAGATATCGATGATTTGAATGCATTGAACCAATTGTCAAAACGCATGAATCCGGCAATTCTTTTTGAGTCTCCTGTCTCGCTTTTAGTACAAAATAACGTGGGATTAAAACACCTCTATAAGCTGGTATCGGCATCACATTTAAAATATGTAAGTCGTATGGCAAAAGTTCCTCGATCCCTTATTGAAAAATATAGGGAAGGTATTTTGGTGGGGAGCGGCACTAAGGACTCGGATGTGTTTCAGGCCGTTTTGAACGGCGAAGATGATACGTTCATTAAGGACACCATGAAGTTTTACGATTATATTGAACTTCAGCCGCCTTCCGATCAGCTCAGTCTTATTAAAGAGGGCATGGTCAGATCTTTAGATGAGATTAAAGGCATCCTTCGTAAGATTTATATGTTGGCTAAGGAATTGGGTAAGCCTGTTGTGGCAACAGGTGATGTGTTCTATCAAGAGCCGGAAGATGATCTGGTACGTCGCATTATTCTTTCATCCTCCATTCCACCGGCACGTGGTGCTAAAGAGCGAAATTCTCTCTACTTCAAAACCACCGATGATATGCTCCGGGAGTTTGCGTTTTTAGGGGAAAGGGAAAGCTACGAGGTCGTTGTTGAAGCTACCAACAAACTGGCAGACAGCATTGAGACCTTGGATCCTATTCCGGAAGGGACCTATCCGCCGTCTATTGAAGGGGCTGAAGAAATCCTGCGTACTATGTGTTATGATAAAGCGCACGCCATATATGGTGCAATACTGCCGGAAATTGTAGACAAACGCCTTGAAGTCGAGCTCAACAGTATTATCAAGCATGGCTATGCGGTACTCTATGTCATTGCTCAAAAATTGGTTCACAAGTCCAATCAAGACGGCTATTTGGTTGGATCCAGAGGATCTGTCGGCTCATCATTCGCTGCAACCATGGCCTCTATTACAGAAGTCAATCCGTTGCCGCCGCACTACGTATGTCCCCAATGCCAATATTCTGAGTTCTTCACACATGGCGAAGTGGGCTCAGGTGTGGACTTGGAAGACAAAATGTGTCCTGTTTGCGGTGCGCCACTTACAAAGGACGGCCATGATATTCCTTTTGAAGTATTTCTGGGATTCAATGGCGATAAAGAGCCCGATATTGATCTCAACTTTGCCGGAGAATACCAAAGTGTAGCGCATAAGTACACTGAAGAGCTTTTTGGGCAAGGTTATGTGTTTCGAGCCGGAACTATCGGTACTGTTGCAGAGCGAACGGCTTACGGATATGTGAAGAAGTTCTTTGAAGGTCAACCGATGCATAAAGCGGAAGTAGACCGCTTGGTCACGAAGCTCATGGGTATCAAACGAACTTCCGGGCAGCATCCCGGTGGGGTTATGATTTGTCCGAAGTCTAAAGAGATTTATGACTTTACGCCGATCCAGCATCCTGCGGATGATCTCACATCATCTATTATCACCACCCACTTTGATTACAATTTCATTCACGGCAAAATTTTAAAGCTGGATATTCTTGGACACGACGGTCCAACCATCATTCGAAGTTTAGAGGATTTTACAGGTGTAGATGCTTCTACGATTCCGTTAAATGATCCGACTACACTATCTCTGTTCCAATCTGCCGAGGCATTACATCTCAATGCAGATATCTTTGAGACACCGACGGGTACACTTGGGATTCCGGAATTCGGTACCGGCTTTGTCAAGCAGATGCTGTTGGAGACCAAACCAAAAAACTTTTCCGATTTGGTACGGATCTCCGGTCTGTCTCATGGTACCGACGTGTGGACCAACAATGCTCAAAATCTTGTGCGCGATAAACGGGCAGAACTCAGCGATGTCATTTCAACGCGTGAGGATATTATGACCTATCTTATCCACGCCGGAGCAGAAAACAAAATGGCCTTTGACACCATGGAAAAAGTGCGTAAGGGTAAGGGATTGACTTCGGAACAAAAACAAATTATGAGTAAGCTTCCGCTTCCGGAGTGGTATATTGAAGCATGTGAGAAAATTAAGTATATGTTTCCTAAGGCCCATGCCGTGGCTTATGTTATGCAGTCCTTTAGAATTGCATGGTATAAAATCAACTATCCATTGGCCTATTATGCCACCTATTTTAGAATTAAACTCAATGATTTTGACGGTGAGTTGGTGCTTAAAGGTCCTCAAGCTGTGAAAGAGCATCTCGATGAACTCAAATCTATCGCCATGCCGACGGCAAAAGACAAGGGACAAATGACAGTGCTTGAAATCGTACTTGAAATGTTTGCGCGAGGCTTGGAATTTTGCGGCGCAGATATATATGAATCGGAAGTGTCTCGGTTCGTGATTAAGGAGTCTAAAATTCTAATGCCCCTTCGTGCTTTTATGGGCGTGGGAGAAAGTGTGGCCTCTCAAATTGTCAGCGAGAGTCACAAAGGCCGCTATCTATCCATTGAAGATTTTTGCAAACGTACCAAGACGGGCAAGAGTACTGTTGAAATTTTAAAACGCAACGGCCTTTTAAAAGGATTTGAAGAGACGAATCAAATCAGTCTTTTTAACCTTTAA
- a CDS encoding phosphatidate cytidylyltransferase, whose translation MGDLQKRLTTAIVGIGILGVVIYFGGLALRLTVTLVSLISLFELRLAFKKININLNMTVLVIGLILLQALDHYSIGISLSASGILILSFIFSLFLKRYTIEDGVYTLFSFIYIPVVLHLLYKLDNSPFMLLVFVIAFSTDTFAYAIGSTIGRIKLIPEVSPKKSVEGFIGGILGALICSLIFFYFVKLPISPVAVLFVVVASIAGQIGDLAASKVKRICGIKDYSHLLPGHGGMLDRIDSILFITPVVYILLNIMAQ comes from the coding sequence ATGGGTGATTTGCAAAAAAGACTTACAACCGCAATTGTCGGTATCGGCATATTAGGTGTGGTGATTTATTTTGGAGGGCTGGCGCTGCGTCTCACGGTGACGCTAGTCAGTTTGATTTCTCTCTTTGAATTGCGATTAGCTTTTAAAAAAATTAATATTAATCTTAATATGACGGTTTTAGTCATCGGGTTGATTTTACTTCAAGCTTTGGATCACTATTCTATCGGCATCAGTCTGAGTGCGTCCGGAATTCTGATCCTATCCTTTATTTTCAGTTTATTTTTAAAACGCTATACTATTGAAGATGGTGTATATACGCTCTTTAGTTTTATCTACATACCCGTAGTATTGCATTTACTTTATAAGTTGGACAACTCGCCGTTTATGCTGCTGGTTTTTGTCATTGCTTTTAGCACGGATACCTTTGCGTATGCGATAGGCTCTACCATTGGCCGCATCAAACTTATCCCGGAAGTAAGTCCTAAGAAGTCGGTTGAAGGCTTTATCGGAGGTATTCTCGGTGCACTGATTTGCAGTCTTATCTTTTTTTATTTTGTGAAGCTGCCTATCAGTCCCGTAGCCGTACTTTTTGTGGTAGTAGCATCGATTGCCGGGCAAATTGGTGATTTGGCTGCGTCGAAGGTCAAAAGGATTTGCGGGATCAAAGACTATAGCCATTTGCTTCCCGGACATGGAGGTATGTTAGACCGTATTGATTCAATATTGTTTATTACACCTGTTGTGTATATTTTATTAAATATTATGGCGCAATAG
- the rseP gene encoding RIP metalloprotease RseP → MSTLIGSIIVFMLVITLHEMGHFFAAKKSGIKVNEFSIGMGPKLVQTRRGETDYSIRALPIGGYVAMEGEEENSYDPRAFNNVSVYKRMAVVVAGVVMNFLLAVLAFTLVAALLGVQTNTIGEVIANSPADEAHLQPGDTIVAINSTAITDWEGVLKGISQSGGSVDVTVQRDGANTTVRLTPLEESGRRVIGIYAKEERNGIRAIESGFSQTFFVIKEVFTTLGTLITGKTDVKMLAGPVGVISIIGQETAKGFVYLLNILGLISANLAVINILPIPALDGGKLVFLIWEALTGKTLSEVWEQRITLVGMSLLFGLMLYVTVFGDLTRLLNG, encoded by the coding sequence ATGAGTACACTCATTGGTTCGATTATTGTCTTTATGTTAGTGATTACACTGCATGAAATGGGCCATTTTTTTGCGGCTAAAAAAAGCGGCATTAAAGTCAATGAATTTTCTATCGGCATGGGGCCTAAATTGGTTCAAACCCGACGAGGGGAGACCGACTACAGCATTCGTGCGTTGCCTATAGGTGGTTACGTCGCCATGGAAGGTGAAGAAGAAAATTCCTATGATCCGCGTGCCTTTAACAATGTCAGTGTCTATAAACGCATGGCTGTCGTGGTGGCAGGTGTAGTCATGAATTTCTTACTTGCAGTGCTGGCATTCACTTTAGTGGCAGCCTTGCTCGGGGTTCAAACCAATACCATTGGAGAGGTCATCGCCAATTCACCGGCGGATGAGGCACATTTACAACCTGGAGACACTATTGTCGCCATAAATAGTACTGCTATAACAGATTGGGAAGGTGTACTGAAGGGCATATCTCAATCTGGCGGATCAGTGGATGTGACTGTACAGCGAGATGGAGCAAATACTACGGTGAGACTGACGCCGTTGGAGGAAAGTGGGCGTCGTGTCATCGGCATCTATGCCAAAGAAGAACGCAATGGTATTCGTGCCATTGAATCTGGTTTTAGCCAGACGTTCTTTGTCATAAAAGAAGTCTTTACTACTCTAGGGACATTGATTACCGGCAAGACTGATGTGAAAATGCTGGCAGGACCTGTAGGCGTCATCAGTATTATTGGTCAGGAAACAGCTAAAGGGTTTGTCTATTTACTCAACATTTTAGGTTTAATCAGCGCGAATTTGGCAGTGATTAATATTTTGCCGATACCGGCCTTGGACGGTGGTAAATTGGTTTTCTTAATTTGGGAAGCTCTTACAGGCAAAACTTTAAGCGAGGTTTGGGAACAGCGTATTACCCTGGTCGGTATGTCCCTGCTTTTTGGTCTCATGCTGTATGTAACGGTTTTTGGTGACTTAACACGTCTTTTAAACGGGTGA
- the rnpM gene encoding RNase P modulator RnpM, which translates to MPKPKKIPMRRCIACGCNKPKSEMIRVVKDKLGEVTLDLTGRKNGRGAYLCHDRACLDKAVKSKALNRAFEMEINDEIIEKLRDSFR; encoded by the coding sequence ATGCCAAAACCGAAAAAAATTCCCATGCGACGATGCATTGCATGTGGGTGTAATAAACCGAAATCAGAAATGATTCGTGTAGTTAAAGATAAATTGGGTGAAGTCACTTTAGACTTGACCGGACGGAAAAATGGACGAGGAGCATATCTATGCCACGATAGAGCTTGTCTGGACAAGGCAGTGAAATCCAAGGCATTGAATCGAGCATTTGAGATGGAGATAAATGATGAAATCATTGAAAAGCTAAGAGATTCATTTAGATAG
- a CDS encoding isoprenyl transferase: MDSNQITQIPAHVGIIMDGNGRWAKQRNKPRSFGHQEGAKRVIEIVEAAYQLGIQSLSLYAFSTENWKRPADEINKLMELLVVFIDKELRRLASNNVKINILGDISKLPPRVRTAVERALKDTMSNDKMTLNIGLNYGGRDEIVKAVQSFTQDVVNGVKSIDELTTESFKLYLDTANQPELDLLIRPSGELRVSNFMLYQLAYSEFWFSDVLWPDFTTEVFYSALADYGKRKRRFGGLDG; this comes from the coding sequence ATGGATTCAAATCAAATCACTCAAATTCCTGCGCATGTCGGTATCATTATGGATGGAAACGGCCGATGGGCCAAACAACGCAATAAACCCCGTAGTTTCGGACATCAAGAAGGTGCTAAGCGGGTTATCGAAATTGTAGAAGCGGCATATCAGCTCGGCATTCAAAGTTTGAGTCTCTATGCTTTTTCTACGGAAAATTGGAAACGCCCTGCAGATGAGATTAATAAACTTATGGAACTCTTGGTTGTGTTTATCGACAAAGAGCTTCGACGCTTAGCCTCCAACAACGTCAAGATTAATATTCTCGGCGATATATCCAAATTACCCCCTCGTGTACGGACAGCTGTAGAGCGTGCATTGAAGGATACGATGTCTAATGATAAAATGACTTTAAACATCGGACTCAATTATGGGGGTCGGGATGAGATTGTTAAAGCTGTTCAATCGTTTACTCAAGATGTGGTAAATGGGGTAAAATCTATAGATGAGTTGACCACTGAATCATTTAAGCTCTATTTAGATACGGCCAATCAACCGGAGTTGGATTTACTTATACGTCCGTCAGGGGAACTGCGAGTGTCGAATTTTATGCTCTATCAGCTGGCTTATTCTGAATTTTGGTTTTCGGATGTCTTATGGCCGGACTTTACCACAGAAGTTTTTTATAGCGCATTAGCGGACTATGGGAAGCGTAAGCGTCGTTTCGGAGGTTTGGATGGGTGA
- the nusA gene encoding transcription termination factor NusA, with translation MNQEFIQALDELEKEKGISKDVVFTALESALISSYKKNFSTGQSVQVDIDRDTGHIDLYAVKTIVADDDLVDDENEMALSQAKDIDPNYEVGDIYAKKVDPAKFGRIAAQTAKQVVIQRIKDAERDIIFNDYNDRENEIITGQVQRVSYGNVFFDLGKTEAILLPSEQIKGESYQQGDRYKLLLVEVKRTTKGPQIILSRSHPNLVKRLFELEVPEIAEGIVEIYSIAREAGSRTKIAVFSKEPDVDPLGACVGYKGSRVKAIVDELHNEKVDIVIYDKNIDTFIANALSPSKVEKVFADEREKSALVVVPDYQLSLAIGKEGQNARLAAKLTGWKIDIKSLSQFEAYLEDEGLDEEELYALYGYSSEYDNVQNIEEVLLQDAEPVLVDEDCEDDPTDDAMRSDLSDSIDTHDGDDEDNTEASAPDEE, from the coding sequence ATGAATCAAGAATTCATACAAGCCTTAGATGAACTTGAAAAAGAGAAAGGTATTTCCAAAGACGTAGTGTTCACTGCATTGGAATCTGCACTGATCTCCAGCTATAAGAAGAATTTTTCTACCGGTCAGTCGGTGCAAGTAGATATTGATCGTGATACAGGACATATTGATCTGTATGCAGTGAAGACCATCGTGGCAGATGATGATTTAGTTGATGACGAAAATGAAATGGCATTGTCTCAAGCTAAAGATATCGACCCTAACTACGAAGTCGGCGATATTTACGCAAAAAAAGTAGATCCGGCAAAGTTTGGCCGCATTGCCGCTCAAACGGCAAAACAGGTGGTTATTCAACGTATTAAAGATGCAGAACGGGACATTATATTTAATGACTACAACGACCGTGAGAATGAAATTATTACCGGTCAAGTCCAACGTGTGTCATACGGCAATGTCTTTTTTGATTTAGGAAAGACTGAAGCCATATTGCTGCCTTCGGAACAAATTAAAGGTGAAAGTTACCAACAAGGCGATCGCTACAAACTGCTTTTAGTCGAAGTCAAGCGGACGACGAAAGGACCGCAAATTATTTTATCCCGCTCTCATCCGAATTTGGTCAAGCGCCTATTTGAGTTGGAAGTGCCTGAAATTGCAGAAGGGATTGTGGAAATTTACTCTATAGCGAGAGAAGCAGGTTCTCGAACTAAAATTGCAGTCTTTTCTAAAGAACCGGATGTGGATCCTTTGGGAGCTTGTGTAGGTTATAAAGGCAGTCGGGTCAAAGCCATTGTCGATGAGCTGCACAATGAAAAAGTGGATATCGTCATCTATGATAAAAACATTGATACCTTTATTGCCAATGCCTTAAGTCCGTCAAAGGTGGAGAAAGTCTTTGCTGACGAACGAGAAAAGTCGGCATTGGTTGTGGTGCCGGACTATCAACTGTCTCTAGCTATTGGCAAGGAAGGGCAAAATGCACGATTGGCCGCAAAGCTTACCGGGTGGAAAATTGATATCAAGAGTCTGTCGCAATTCGAGGCGTATCTTGAAGATGAAGGCTTGGATGAGGAAGAACTTTATGCACTGTACGGCTATTCTTCAGAATATGACAATGTGCAAAATATTGAAGAAGTATTATTACAAGATGCTGAGCCGGTATTGGTGGACGAGGATTGTGAAGATGATCCAACAGACGATGCTATGCGCTCTGATTTGAGTGATAGTATTGATACTCATGATGGCGACGATGAAGATAACACCGAAGCATCTGCACCGGATGAGGAATAG
- the ispG gene encoding flavodoxin-dependent (E)-4-hydroxy-3-methylbut-2-enyl-diphosphate synthase, with the protein MKRKTTKKIYVGHVPVGGDAPITVQSMTNTKTKDIEGTVSQILRLEDAGCEIIRFAVNDNDDVAAIAPIKSRIHIPVVVDIQFDYRLAVASAIAGADCIRINPGNIGNRDKVYEVVAACKDKNIPIRVGVNSGSLHQDCLDEFGGVNEQSMVQSGLREINVLESMGFNNLKISLKASDVGLCIRAYEAFSSVSDYPLHLGITEAGPSFQGTIKSAVGMGVLLNEGIGDTIRVSLTADPVEEVRVGLGILKSLGLRQEGIDIVSCPTCARTNIDLLGLVDEAQMRLADMDKNLKVALMGCAVNGPGEAREADIGIAGGRGEGLIFKKGKILRKVPESCLLDALIEEIERM; encoded by the coding sequence ATGAAACGAAAGACAACGAAAAAAATTTATGTTGGCCATGTGCCTGTCGGCGGTGATGCACCGATCACTGTTCAGTCAATGACCAATACGAAAACCAAGGACATTGAAGGTACTGTGAGTCAAATCCTGCGTCTTGAAGATGCGGGATGTGAGATTATACGCTTTGCCGTGAACGATAACGACGATGTGGCTGCCATTGCGCCTATTAAATCACGCATTCACATTCCTGTCGTCGTTGATATCCAATTCGACTATCGGTTGGCCGTAGCCAGTGCCATAGCCGGGGCGGACTGTATCCGCATCAATCCCGGTAATATTGGTAATCGCGATAAAGTTTATGAAGTTGTAGCGGCATGTAAAGACAAAAATATTCCTATACGTGTCGGTGTGAATTCCGGTTCACTACATCAGGACTGTCTTGACGAGTTTGGTGGTGTCAATGAACAATCGATGGTTCAGTCCGGCCTTCGAGAGATCAATGTCTTAGAGTCCATGGGTTTTAATAACTTGAAAATTTCTCTTAAGGCAAGTGATGTAGGGTTATGTATTCGTGCCTATGAAGCTTTTTCTTCGGTGTCCGACTATCCGCTTCACTTAGGCATTACTGAAGCGGGACCCAGTTTTCAAGGGACTATCAAGTCGGCTGTGGGGATGGGGGTTCTCCTCAATGAAGGCATTGGTGACACTATTCGTGTCTCTCTTACAGCAGATCCGGTTGAGGAAGTACGTGTGGGACTCGGTATTTTAAAATCGCTCGGGTTACGTCAGGAAGGTATTGATATTGTGTCCTGTCCAACCTGCGCAAGAACCAATATTGATTTACTTGGTCTTGTCGATGAAGCGCAGATGAGACTTGCCGACATGGATAAGAATCTTAAGGTGGCACTCATGGGTTGTGCAGTCAATGGTCCGGGAGAAGCCAGAGAAGCAGATATCGGCATTGCAGGCGGACGGGGTGAAGGTCTTATTTTTAAAAAGGGTAAAATTCTTCGCAAAGTTCCTGAATCCTGTTTGTTGGATGCCCTCATTGAAGAAATAGAGAGGATGTAG
- a CDS encoding ribosome maturation factor RimP: protein MDIIAKVKDIAEPHAANLGYELVDVTFQKGSKHDLLSIFIYKKEGISLDDCADMTHAIEDELNQADVIQGAYYLEVSSPGLDRPLKTQDDYRRNLGNEVTAKLYGPLNGNKVYEGILSDYTTNEVVLRIMDETVRIPIKSIANMVQTIKF from the coding sequence ATGGATATCATAGCGAAGGTGAAGGACATTGCAGAGCCTCATGCCGCAAATCTCGGCTATGAATTGGTGGATGTGACGTTTCAAAAGGGCAGCAAACATGACTTGCTATCTATTTTCATCTACAAAAAGGAAGGGATTTCTTTAGATGACTGTGCTGATATGACCCATGCCATTGAAGATGAGTTAAATCAAGCTGATGTTATTCAAGGGGCCTATTATTTGGAAGTATCATCTCCGGGATTGGATCGCCCGCTAAAAACGCAAGACGATTATCGCAGAAATCTGGGCAATGAAGTAACGGCGAAACTCTATGGACCACTGAACGGCAATAAGGTCTACGAAGGTATCCTGAGCGACTATACGACGAATGAGGTTGTGTTGAGGATCATGGATGAGACTGTTCGTATTCCTATAAAATCCATTGCCAATATGGTTCAAACCATTAAATTTTAG